In the genome of Olsenella profusa DSM 13989, one region contains:
- a CDS encoding FmdB family zinc ribbon protein translates to MALYDYRCTTCGKRFEVERPMGIHPTATCPDCGNEAELTIVPSDIVLSGPGFYNTDQKSK, encoded by the coding sequence ATGGCTCTGTACGACTACCGGTGCACGACGTGCGGCAAGCGGTTCGAGGTCGAGAGGCCCATGGGCATACATCCCACGGCGACCTGTCCCGACTGCGGGAACGAGGCCGAGCTCACGATCGTGCCCTCCGACATCGTGCTCTCGGGCCCTGGCTTCTACAACACCGACCAGAAGAGCAAGTGA
- a CDS encoding thiamine diphosphokinase, with amino-acid sequence MRIEGAIFDLDGTIVDSMGVWHDVTVELLRQEGVPDEEAVFDRTEPEPVEIMCRHFHDVYGAPDSAEVMQERLLACVRDAYRTSVHLYPECERFLRELEAAGVRLCVASATSVPEVTAALVAQGIDDLFEFVISADEVGVGKEEPDIYLEACRRLGTPLGASWVFEDSPVGLASAHAAGLPTVCVFDDGGTRSLVASSAPADILVHGYGELSLSLLEDYERPAARPRGVTRVLVVDGSPQPSSPELVRRLAGESDYVIAVDRGAQTLRAAGGTPDAFCGDADSVAPETGAWARNAARRIIEFPRDKYATDLALSLDCARHEAARRGTALMLTLTCASGGRPDHALAVLGQLACLARERHASVRLVEDGFECRVLRAGGCDRWRLDATARGRTLSAIALEPDSMLSERGLKWELDQRELPPLGDEGVSNVVTSAAAEVVCHAGTLAVFLLA; translated from the coding sequence GTGCGCATAGAGGGTGCGATATTCGATCTGGACGGGACCATCGTCGACTCCATGGGCGTGTGGCATGACGTCACCGTCGAACTGCTGCGGCAGGAGGGCGTCCCCGACGAGGAGGCCGTCTTTGACAGGACGGAGCCCGAGCCAGTGGAGATCATGTGCCGTCACTTCCACGACGTGTACGGGGCGCCCGATTCCGCCGAGGTGATGCAGGAGAGGCTGCTCGCCTGCGTGCGCGATGCCTACCGCACCTCCGTACACCTGTATCCGGAGTGCGAGCGCTTCCTGCGGGAGCTCGAGGCGGCGGGCGTGAGGCTCTGCGTCGCATCCGCCACAAGCGTCCCTGAGGTGACGGCTGCCCTTGTGGCCCAGGGCATCGATGACCTCTTTGAGTTCGTCATCAGTGCCGATGAGGTGGGGGTGGGCAAGGAGGAGCCGGACATCTACCTCGAGGCCTGCCGTCGCCTGGGGACGCCCCTGGGGGCGAGTTGGGTCTTTGAGGACTCGCCGGTCGGCCTTGCGTCCGCCCATGCGGCGGGCCTTCCCACGGTCTGCGTCTTCGACGACGGCGGCACCCGTAGCCTGGTGGCATCGTCCGCCCCTGCGGACATCCTCGTGCATGGGTATGGCGAGCTGTCACTGTCGCTGCTCGAGGACTACGAGAGGCCCGCTGCCAGGCCAAGGGGCGTCACGCGTGTGCTGGTGGTGGATGGGTCACCCCAGCCCAGCAGCCCCGAGCTCGTGCGGCGCCTGGCGGGGGAGAGCGACTACGTCATCGCCGTCGATCGCGGCGCGCAGACGCTGCGGGCGGCGGGGGGGACGCCCGATGCGTTCTGTGGCGATGCCGACTCCGTGGCGCCCGAGACGGGTGCGTGGGCGCGGAACGCCGCACGGCGCATCATCGAGTTTCCCAGGGACAAGTACGCGACCGACCTCGCCCTGTCCCTGGACTGCGCACGTCACGAGGCCGCACGACGGGGTACGGCGCTCATGCTCACGCTCACCTGTGCCTCGGGGGGTCGGCCCGACCACGCCCTGGCCGTGCTGGGGCAGCTTGCCTGCCTGGCGCGCGAGAGACATGCGTCCGTGAGGCTTGTGGAGGATGGCTTCGAGTGCCGCGTGCTGCGTGCGGGGGGATGCGACCGCTGGCGGCTGGATGCGACTGCGCGGGGCAGGACGCTCTCTGCCATTGCCCTGGAACCGGACAGCATGCTCTCGGAGCGGGGGCTCAAGTGGGAGCTTGACCAGCGGGAGCTGCCGCCTTTGGGCGATGAGGGCGTCTCGAACGTCGTGACCTCCGCTGCGGCCGAGGTCGTGTGCCATGCGGGCACGTTGGCGGTGTTCCTGCTCGCATAG
- the rpmB gene encoding 50S ribosomal protein L28 — MSKVCDICGKHAVAGRSVSHSHRTVNRTFKPNIQRVTVYENGRAVKRNVCTRCLKKGTVARSAQQA; from the coding sequence ATGTCGAAGGTCTGTGATATCTGCGGCAAGCACGCCGTTGCCGGTCGTTCCGTGAGTCACTCCCACCGCACCGTCAACCGTACGTTCAAGCCTAACATCCAGCGCGTCACCGTGTATGAGAACGGTCGCGCCGTCAAGAGGAACGTCTGCACCCGCTGCCTCAAGAAGGGCACCGTCGCCCGCAGCGCCCAGCAGGCGTAG
- a CDS encoding Asp23/Gls24 family envelope stress response protein → MAQDIPGSLKVSNDVIADLVGFAALECYGVVGMTLGDQVEGAYRLLPTYRLRKGIDVSTQEGRVVVDLHVIVVSGVNITSVADNLVSAVQFVLARIAELTDVDVRVHIEGMRSVS, encoded by the coding sequence ATGGCTCAGGACATTCCCGGAAGCCTCAAGGTATCCAACGACGTCATTGCCGATCTCGTGGGGTTCGCCGCCCTTGAATGCTATGGCGTCGTGGGCATGACGTTGGGAGACCAGGTGGAGGGCGCCTATCGCCTGCTTCCCACCTATCGCCTGCGCAAGGGCATCGACGTCTCCACGCAGGAGGGCAGGGTCGTGGTCGACCTGCATGTCATCGTGGTCTCTGGCGTCAACATAACCTCCGTGGCGGATAACCTCGTGAGCGCGGTGCAGTTTGTGCTTGCACGAATTGCCGAGCTCACGGATGTCGATGTGCGTGTCCATATCGAGGGCATGCGTTCCGTTAGCTAG